Proteins found in one Promicromonospora sukumoe genomic segment:
- a CDS encoding S8 family serine peptidase → MQPLPSGRRRGLLLGSTLVSASLVLSPGVAVAAPAAPDADPVRVIIELDSPTAADVVGEEAVAAARTGSGSARARSAFAADYRAAVDEVEEAQQGVTAWAEQRDVELEKPESVTGLLSAVVATVDPADLAELRSAPGVARVTESAAVRILGDEANIPATGAPQVWERDDADGAPVTGDGRTVAIIDTGIDYTLADLGGGFGPGHRVADGYDFVNDDADPMDDHMHGTHVAGIVGAGGDNLTGMAPDVTLTAWKAMDANGGGTTEDLLLALEAATDPLGDYPADVVNMSLGTPGDGTDPLGRASTAAVRQGVVVVAAAGNAGPYDQTVSSPAAAEGVIAVGAQVTGVSDPTLTLAGAKRGDAARPLDVTRFPMSANPPAKGITARLVDVGDGFEEEDYEQAGDVRGAIVVIQSLTVGSLGEVLGPHLLQAQLAEEHGAVGALLYSPSPTDPAGEGGAGPQGSASILAGGGFDLRRESLVMMNISSAQYQTFKAEVAAGTARGTIGSVDQTDTITDFSSRGPSDAMTLKPEIVAPGFEIMSDIPAMFEVDGDQYRMSGTSMAAPHVAGAAALLAQARPEQNAEQLRASLIGSAQPLDSDDAEVSPSAQGAGKLDVAAAVDQQVTAAPDALSLGLADMGSKPARTSTVVLRNAGTKAVTVKLAAKPAATSTGEAELSARQVKIPAGRSASIDLTVTPDTHAPDAGDTETSGVVVGTVSDGTTVRIPYAAYVRPLQVQSSPSLATGSTDVFVYAPMTPETTPTATATAPSGEKYTAALSPVSSSPGWFRGTVPLDEPGTYAIDARATVTGRTLTGTGGVQSEGTDQPGAWEQVGLTGAARELATSPTAPGTGLAMAGSGVHPFVTSDYGQTWQRVRSMPVADGWGIPVADTTTPGGFYVALNGAAGKVTLDPSYSGRIVHTPDAGATWTVLPFPDVAISELVAHGDTLAAISDDGLYLSRDGGQRWRRVAPEWSGNVSGAAFAGDDLLIATYDGVYRVAGALTGGTQVTQPYVTTDYRDRPQGVVAEGSTAVLVRGDGVSLTSSDSGVTWTEGADTEQSYVTVTTLTDGTVYASGLSSYSTSTDLGQTWQRHPLPVRGPLATDVDHWPGTPAEQIVMSMENAGIYTTDDGEEWTKAGVSGTDVSGVHAGVDADGEAVLRAVDYEGLHQRSLAELGPEQNWGSIGHEGVIGRQVSAVTQSPLGDHDVWAIGSNALGGGRILTAGAGESDADLAQVGPRGGYSPTALAVSPHAEGTVAVGYTSLVDTGLMVSTNGFETWTSYAHQVLVQQIVVDPAKKNRLWLATTSGLYRSDDLGKTLTRLTRDEVRSVWVDPADTGHVVIGEAPGIRVSTDGGKTFADAEVPNTSASVGTFVAVEVPDGPAAGTELLVAGAARWRPYGLAANGAGVFVSADGGATWASASNDLTAMSVRSLTVSPDGAWVYAGADEGGVHRTAVSDLVPDDLLPAATSTQIKAPSSVRPLEPFLVKVTVSADDEKPSGRVTVTVGREGDRHSYERTVKLRGGKADVLVPPLLRAGDYTITAEYEGTEDLGASEATAELEVKRR, encoded by the coding sequence ATGCAACCTCTGCCCTCCGGCCGACGCCGGGGTCTCCTGCTCGGGAGCACCCTCGTCTCGGCCTCACTGGTCCTGTCACCCGGCGTCGCCGTCGCGGCCCCGGCCGCACCCGACGCCGACCCGGTGCGCGTCATCATCGAGCTCGACTCCCCCACCGCCGCCGACGTCGTCGGCGAGGAGGCTGTCGCCGCCGCCCGCACCGGGTCCGGCTCCGCCCGGGCGCGCAGTGCCTTCGCCGCGGACTACCGCGCCGCCGTCGACGAGGTCGAGGAGGCCCAGCAGGGCGTCACCGCCTGGGCCGAGCAGCGCGACGTCGAGCTCGAGAAGCCCGAGTCCGTCACCGGCCTGCTGTCCGCCGTCGTCGCCACCGTGGACCCCGCGGACCTCGCCGAGCTGCGCTCCGCCCCCGGCGTCGCGCGCGTCACCGAGAGCGCCGCGGTGCGCATCCTCGGCGACGAGGCGAACATCCCCGCCACCGGCGCGCCCCAGGTCTGGGAGCGCGACGACGCCGACGGCGCCCCCGTCACGGGCGACGGCCGCACCGTGGCGATCATCGACACGGGCATCGACTACACGCTGGCCGACCTCGGCGGCGGGTTCGGCCCCGGCCACCGCGTGGCCGACGGCTACGACTTCGTCAACGACGACGCCGACCCCATGGACGACCACATGCACGGCACGCACGTGGCCGGCATCGTCGGCGCGGGCGGCGACAACCTCACGGGCATGGCGCCCGACGTGACGCTCACGGCCTGGAAGGCCATGGACGCCAACGGCGGCGGCACCACCGAGGACCTGCTGCTCGCGCTGGAGGCCGCGACCGACCCGCTGGGCGACTACCCGGCCGACGTCGTGAACATGAGTCTCGGCACGCCCGGCGACGGCACCGACCCGCTGGGCCGCGCCTCGACCGCCGCCGTGCGGCAGGGCGTCGTCGTCGTGGCCGCTGCCGGCAACGCCGGCCCCTACGACCAGACCGTCAGCTCGCCGGCCGCCGCCGAGGGCGTCATCGCCGTCGGCGCGCAGGTCACCGGTGTGTCCGACCCGACGCTCACACTGGCCGGCGCCAAGCGCGGCGACGCGGCCCGTCCGCTGGACGTCACGCGCTTCCCGATGTCGGCCAACCCGCCGGCCAAGGGCATCACGGCCCGCCTGGTCGACGTCGGCGACGGCTTCGAGGAGGAGGACTACGAGCAGGCCGGCGACGTGCGCGGCGCGATCGTCGTCATCCAGAGCCTGACGGTCGGCTCGCTGGGCGAGGTGCTCGGCCCGCACCTGCTGCAGGCCCAGCTCGCCGAGGAGCACGGCGCCGTGGGCGCCCTGCTGTACTCGCCGAGCCCGACCGACCCCGCCGGCGAGGGCGGCGCGGGCCCGCAGGGCTCCGCGAGCATCCTGGCCGGCGGCGGCTTCGACCTGCGCCGCGAGTCCCTGGTCATGATGAACATCAGCTCGGCCCAGTACCAGACCTTCAAGGCGGAGGTCGCGGCCGGCACCGCGCGCGGCACCATCGGCTCGGTCGACCAGACCGACACGATCACGGACTTCAGCTCCCGCGGCCCGAGCGACGCCATGACGCTCAAGCCCGAGATCGTGGCGCCGGGCTTCGAGATCATGTCCGACATCCCGGCCATGTTCGAGGTGGACGGCGACCAGTACCGCATGTCCGGCACCTCGATGGCGGCGCCGCACGTCGCCGGGGCCGCGGCCCTGCTGGCCCAGGCCCGTCCCGAGCAGAACGCCGAGCAGCTCCGCGCGAGCCTCATCGGCAGCGCGCAGCCCCTGGACTCCGACGACGCCGAGGTGTCGCCGTCCGCCCAGGGCGCCGGCAAGCTCGACGTCGCCGCCGCCGTCGACCAGCAGGTCACGGCCGCGCCCGACGCCCTCTCCCTGGGGCTCGCCGACATGGGCTCCAAGCCGGCCCGCACCAGCACCGTGGTGCTGCGCAACGCCGGCACGAAGGCCGTCACCGTCAAGCTCGCGGCGAAGCCCGCCGCGACGAGCACGGGCGAGGCCGAGCTGTCCGCCCGCCAGGTCAAGATCCCGGCCGGGCGCAGCGCGTCCATCGACCTCACGGTCACCCCGGACACCCACGCCCCGGACGCGGGCGACACCGAGACCTCGGGCGTCGTGGTCGGCACCGTCTCCGACGGCACGACCGTGCGCATCCCCTACGCCGCCTACGTGCGGCCGCTGCAGGTGCAGTCCTCGCCGTCTCTCGCGACGGGGAGCACCGACGTCTTCGTCTACGCGCCCATGACGCCCGAGACGACACCGACCGCGACGGCGACCGCGCCGTCCGGCGAGAAGTACACCGCGGCCCTGAGCCCCGTCAGCTCCAGCCCCGGCTGGTTCCGCGGCACCGTGCCGCTCGACGAGCCCGGCACCTACGCGATCGACGCCCGCGCGACCGTCACCGGCCGCACCCTGACCGGTACCGGTGGCGTGCAGTCCGAGGGCACCGACCAGCCCGGCGCGTGGGAGCAGGTCGGCCTGACGGGCGCGGCCCGCGAGCTGGCGACCTCGCCCACGGCCCCGGGGACGGGCCTGGCGATGGCCGGGTCCGGCGTGCACCCGTTCGTCACCTCGGACTACGGCCAGACCTGGCAGCGGGTGCGCAGCATGCCCGTCGCCGACGGCTGGGGCATCCCCGTGGCCGACACCACGACGCCCGGCGGGTTCTACGTGGCCCTGAACGGCGCCGCCGGCAAGGTCACCCTGGACCCCAGCTACTCCGGCCGCATCGTGCACACGCCCGACGCCGGGGCCACGTGGACCGTCCTGCCGTTCCCGGACGTCGCGATCAGCGAGCTCGTCGCCCACGGTGACACGCTCGCCGCGATCAGCGACGACGGCCTCTACCTCAGCCGGGACGGCGGGCAGCGCTGGCGCCGCGTCGCCCCGGAGTGGAGCGGCAACGTGTCCGGCGCCGCGTTCGCCGGCGACGACCTGCTCATCGCCACCTACGACGGCGTCTACCGGGTCGCCGGCGCGCTGACCGGCGGCACCCAGGTCACGCAGCCGTACGTCACCACCGACTACCGCGACCGCCCGCAGGGCGTCGTGGCCGAGGGGTCCACCGCCGTGCTGGTGCGCGGCGACGGCGTCTCGCTCACCTCGTCCGACTCGGGCGTGACCTGGACGGAGGGCGCCGACACCGAGCAGTCCTACGTCACCGTCACCACGCTGACCGACGGCACCGTGTACGCGTCGGGCCTGTCGTCCTACAGCACGAGCACCGACCTCGGGCAGACGTGGCAGCGCCACCCGCTGCCCGTGCGCGGCCCGCTCGCCACCGACGTCGACCACTGGCCCGGCACCCCCGCCGAGCAGATCGTCATGTCGATGGAGAACGCCGGGATCTACACGACCGACGACGGCGAGGAATGGACCAAGGCGGGCGTCTCCGGCACCGACGTCTCCGGCGTGCACGCCGGGGTCGACGCCGACGGCGAGGCCGTGCTGCGCGCCGTCGACTACGAGGGCCTGCACCAGCGGTCGCTGGCCGAACTCGGCCCCGAGCAGAACTGGGGCTCGATCGGCCACGAGGGCGTCATCGGCCGCCAGGTCTCCGCGGTGACCCAGTCGCCGCTGGGCGACCACGACGTCTGGGCCATCGGCTCCAACGCGCTGGGCGGCGGCCGCATCCTGACGGCAGGCGCCGGCGAGTCCGACGCCGACCTCGCCCAGGTGGGCCCGAGGGGCGGCTACAGCCCGACGGCGCTGGCCGTCTCCCCGCACGCCGAGGGCACGGTCGCGGTGGGCTACACGTCGCTCGTCGACACCGGGCTCATGGTCTCGACGAACGGCTTCGAGACCTGGACCAGCTACGCCCACCAGGTGCTGGTGCAGCAGATCGTGGTCGACCCGGCCAAGAAGAACCGGCTGTGGCTGGCCACGACGTCCGGCCTGTACCGCTCCGACGACCTCGGCAAGACGCTCACCCGGCTGACCCGGGACGAGGTCCGGTCCGTGTGGGTCGACCCCGCCGACACCGGCCACGTCGTGATCGGCGAGGCACCCGGCATCCGCGTCAGCACGGACGGCGGCAAGACCTTCGCCGACGCCGAGGTGCCGAACACGTCCGCCTCGGTGGGCACGTTCGTCGCCGTCGAGGTGCCGGACGGCCCGGCCGCGGGCACCGAGCTCCTGGTCGCGGGTGCCGCCCGCTGGCGCCCGTACGGCCTCGCGGCCAACGGCGCCGGGGTGTTCGTCTCGGCCGACGGCGGCGCCACGTGGGCGTCGGCGTCGAACGACCTGACCGCGATGTCGGTGCGCTCCCTGACCGTGAGCCCCGACGGCGCCTGGGTCTACGCCGGGGCCGACGAGGGTGGTGTGCACCGCACGGCGGTGAGCGACCTCGTGCCCGACGACCTGCTGCCCGCGGCGACCAGCACGCAGATCAAGGCCCCGTCCTCGGTCCGCCCGCTGGAGCCGTTCCTGGTGAAGGTCACCGTGTCCGCCGACGACGAGAAGCCGTCGGGACGGGTCACCGTCACCGTGGGCCGCGAGGGCGACCGGCACTCGTACGAGCGCACCGTGAAGCTGCGGGGCGGGAAGGCCGACGTGCTGGTGCCGCCGCTCCTGCGGGCCGGCGACTACACGATCACGGCGGAGTACGAGGGGACCGAGGACCTGGGGGCCTCGGAGGCGACCGCGGAGCTGGAGGTGAAGCGGCGCTGA
- a CDS encoding helix-turn-helix domain-containing protein, with amino-acid sequence MAPDPEPELDSDFQAVGIDDDTRLVYRYVLAQGTVRVEDVGAEVPLEGTDPAGMLARLRAAGLINRTSGNDGEYTAVDPRVALRALTDRTAAQLDRVRSTIPDLAGLFEQTSDVAGSGAGVHVIDDPALIGAWYTRMEHEVTGEFMAFDRPPYVLADENPVEPLALARGVQWRAVYAAEVLDLPGAWAELRHAASVGEQARIARSLPTKLAIADRRTALVSSNLDPQHPGAVVVEGGPLVDLLVATFEAVWADAVEIPPADSLAGATAPDRGPGKDDRALLALLGSGAKDEAIARELGLSERTLRRRSADLLRRLGAANRFQAGVQAVRKGWL; translated from the coding sequence ATGGCCCCCGATCCCGAGCCCGAGCTCGACAGCGACTTCCAGGCCGTCGGGATCGACGACGACACCCGCCTCGTCTACCGGTACGTGCTCGCGCAGGGCACGGTGCGGGTGGAGGACGTCGGGGCGGAGGTGCCGCTGGAGGGCACGGACCCGGCCGGGATGCTGGCGCGGCTGCGCGCGGCGGGCCTGATCAACCGCACGAGCGGGAACGACGGCGAGTACACCGCGGTGGACCCGCGCGTGGCCCTGCGGGCGCTGACCGACCGCACGGCGGCGCAGCTCGACCGGGTCCGGTCCACCATCCCGGACCTGGCCGGGCTGTTCGAGCAGACGTCCGACGTCGCCGGCTCGGGCGCGGGGGTGCACGTGATCGACGACCCGGCGCTGATCGGCGCCTGGTACACGCGCATGGAGCACGAGGTCACGGGCGAGTTCATGGCCTTCGACCGGCCGCCGTACGTGCTCGCGGACGAGAACCCCGTCGAGCCGCTCGCCCTGGCGCGCGGCGTGCAGTGGCGGGCCGTGTACGCGGCGGAGGTGCTGGACCTGCCGGGAGCGTGGGCGGAGCTGCGGCACGCGGCGTCGGTGGGCGAGCAGGCCCGGATCGCGCGGTCGCTGCCCACCAAGCTCGCCATCGCGGACCGGCGCACGGCGCTGGTCAGCTCGAACCTCGACCCGCAGCACCCGGGCGCCGTCGTCGTCGAGGGTGGGCCGCTCGTGGACCTGCTGGTCGCGACGTTCGAGGCGGTGTGGGCCGACGCCGTCGAGATCCCGCCCGCCGACAGCCTCGCGGGCGCCACTGCCCCGGACCGCGGTCCGGGCAAGGACGACCGGGCGCTGCTCGCCCTGCTCGGCTCGGGGGCCAAGGACGAGGCGATCGCGCGCGAGCTCGGCCTCTCGGAGCGGACGCTGCGGCGCCGCAGCGCGGACCTCCTGCGGCGCCTGGGCGCCGCCAACCGCTTCCAGGCGGGGGTCCAGGCGGTCCGCAAGGGCTGGCTCTGA